In Oryzias melastigma strain HK-1 linkage group LG10, ASM292280v2, whole genome shotgun sequence, a single window of DNA contains:
- the LOC112153259 gene encoding gap junction beta-1 protein, with protein sequence MNWGTFYAVISGVNRHSTGIGRIWLSVIFIFRILVLVVAAESVWGDEKSAFICNTQQPGCNSVCYDQFFPISHIRLWALQVILVSTPALLVAMHVAHRRHIDKKILKRMGRGSPKELENVKNQKFQITGALWWTYMISIIFRLLFEVAFLYIFYLIYPGFKMVRLVKCDSYPCPNTVDCFVSRPTEKTIFTVFMLAASGVCVLLNLAEVAYLIGRACRRYFAGSENESNPAWISQRMSSYRQNEINQLIADHSLKSKFGVAKKAPTEREDRCSAF encoded by the coding sequence ATGAACTGGGGAACCTTTTATGCCGTAATCAGCGGCGTAAACAGGCATTCGACTGGAATTGGGCGCATTTGGCTCTCTGTCATTTTCATCTTTCGCATCTTGGTGCTGGTGGTTGCTGCCGAAAGTGTTTGGGGGGATGAGAAGTCGGCCTTCATCTGCAACACCCAGCAGCCGGGCTGCAACAGCGTTTGCTACGACCAGTTTTTCCCCATCTCGCACATCCGGCTGTGGGCGCTGCAGGTCATCCTGGTCTCCACCCCAGCACTGCTTGTGGCTATGCATGTGGCCCACCGACGCCACATCGATAAGAAGATCTTGAAGAGGATGGGTCGCGGCAGCCCAAAGGAGCTGGAAAACGTCAAGAACCAGAAGTTTCAGATCACCGGAGCTCTCTGGTGGACATACATGATCAGCATTATCTTCCGACTCCTCTTTGAGGTGGCTTTTCTCTACATCTTCTACCTGATCTACCCTGGCTTTAAGATGGTGCGCTTGGTGAAATGCGACTCCTACCCATGTCCCAACACAGTGGACTGCTTTGTCTCCAGACCAACAGAAAAGACTATATTTACTGTGTTCATGCTGGCAGCGTCTGGGGTGTGCGTGCTGCTCAACCTGGCTGAGGTGGCGTACCTCATAGGGAGGGCCTGTAGACGCTATTTTGCTGGCTCAGAAAACGAGTCAAATCCAGCCTGGATAAGTCAAAGGATGTCCTCTTAtagacaaaatgaaatcaatcaGCTGATAGCAGATCATTCCTTGAAGTCAAAGTTCGGTGTGGCCAAGAAGGCCCCAACTGAGAGGGAAGATAGATGCTCTGCTTTCTAA